In Aspergillus nidulans FGSC A4 chromosome II, a single window of DNA contains:
- a CDS encoding GID4/VID24 family protein (transcript_id=CADANIAT00004607) encodes MPPVNSPTDAPSRSPLAATSSSHRSHRHAGFDDAHNDNVNFLRSRVRSPPGPSSSLLGRQLRRRQQILSGLEMELDERLSVEINRRIPILRRQRSGPNEERYSTMHSNLPNYEGRVSNSRTLYGWAPTSDDEDDNPYPPIQSNALSSWLGRLSERSTSRRAARRDPQTNSSDPIENSHQPYESTAETQPQSIPRQPRFTRTRPLHDYLFERTEEPRSSAVTSRAWRFLPSGRSEPHRPLTYSDLRSRVSAHRQLHLENPPSPRLKETIRYLDRLRYSSSFEESLRSATDGGFVQLDLISWDEDDFILDTSSLCPPPECSWLRPGMTFSGFQRAASSASVILPQQGPSSSSNDPMIVNGSDQNRITIQTTNGRRYFASQVYNLRTGKEENWPVKVTIHDVNTHDMTLSGTMEAYNIPDKTSPSQNAVIITFLEGEIIDFNSHTLETKNFKADAEIDSTYWRELQPFKDLTDDEMTRNLVSRKWITEELCKGWILMRWKDARQGLTISGFYYISLHRETGNIEGLYYDPGSSPYQQLSLKPETKMMTRPSYSFR; translated from the exons ATGCCCCCGGTAAATTCGCCCACT GATGCCCCCTCTCGATCACCTCTGGCTgctacctcgtcctctcATCGTAGCCACCGCCATGCTGGATTTGACGATGCTCATAATGATAACGTGAACTTTCTGAGATCTCGCGTGCGGTCTCCGCCTGGTCCCTCTTCATCTTTACTCGGTCGCCAGCTTCGCCGCCGACAACAGATCCTGTCCGGGCTTGAGATGGAACTCGATGAGCGCCTTTCTGTCGAAATAAACCGTCGCATACCGATTTTGCGTCGCCAGCGTTCCGGGCCGAACGAAGAGAGGTATAGTACCATGCACAGCAACCTCCCAAACTATGAAGGCCGGGTATCGAATTCGCGTACACTTTATGGCTGGGCTCCGACgtccgacgacgaggacgataaCCCTTATCCGCCAATACAAAGCAACGCACTCTCCTCATGGCTCGGTCGACTCTCCGAACGCAGTACCTCTCGGCGTGCCGCACGCCGCGATCCTCAGACAAACTCCAGCGATCCGATAGAGAATAGTCACCAACCGTACGAATCTACCGCAGAAACACAACCACAGTCAATACCTCGTCAGCCCCGCTTCACCCGGACACGGCCGCTGCATGATTACCTTTTCGAACGTACGGAGGAGCCTCGATCAAGTGCAGTCACCTCCCGGGCGTGGCGATTCCTTCCCAGCGGCCGCAGCGAGCCACATCGACCTCTAACATATAGTGACCTTCGCTCGCGGGTCAGCGCCCACCGACAGTTGCACCTAGAAAACCCTCCCAGCCCGAGACTGAAAGAAACTATTCGTTATCTCGATCGGTTACGCTATTCAAGTTCGTTTGAGGAAAGCTTGAGGTCCGCGACCGATGGCGGATTTGTCCAATTAGACCTTATTTCctgggacgaggacgacttTATACTAGACACTTCCTCATTATGCCCCCCACCAGAGTGCTCATGGCTTCGCCCGGGCATGACCTTCTCCGGGTTCCAAAGAGCCGCTAGCAGCGCCAGCGtcatccttcctcagcaagggCCCAGTTCATCCTCCAACGACCCAATGATAGTCAATGGCAGTGATCAAAACCGCATCACTATACAGACAACAaacggaagaagatattttgCCAGTCAAGTCTACAATTTACGGACCGGCAAGGAAGAGAACTGGCCGGTTAAAGTGACCATCCACGATGTCAACACTCACGACATGACCCTGTCGGGGACTATGGAAGCGTACAATATCCCCGACAAAACTTCACCATCGCAAAACGCGGTTATCATTACTTTTCTTGAGGGAGAGATTATTGACTTCAACTCACACACCCTTGAGACGAAGAATTTTAAAGCAGATGCCGAGATCGACAGCACGTACTGGCGAGAATTGCAGCCGTTCAAGGATCTAACCGATGATGAGATGACCCGAAATCTAGTGTCCAGGAAATGGATTACGGAGGAGCTGTGCAAGGGCTGGATTCTGATGCGTTGGAAAG ATGCACGCCAAGGCCTCACAATATCAGGCTTCTATTACATTTCTTTGCACCGCGAGACCGGCAATATTGAAGGACTATATTACGACCCCGGCAGCTCACCGTATCAGCAATTGTCGTTGAAACCAgaaacgaagatgatgacccGACCCTCGTATAGCTTCCGGTAG
- a CDS encoding ribosomal 40S subunit protein S12 (transcript_id=CADANIAT00004608): MSDGEETQSNPPVAAEEVEVPAESGAGGQMSVLDALKGVLRIALIHDGLARGLREAAKALDRRQAHMCVLNEGCEEEAYKKLVVALCSEHKIPLIKVPDGKMLGEWVGLCTYLEPPKNNYQRTLEELQKFTIGRMLTVIYLTGQLDREGNARKVVNCSCVVVKDWGEESQERSVLLNYFQTEQ, from the exons ATG TCGGACGGAGAAGAGACCCAATCCAACCCCCCCGTCGCCGCtgaggaggtcgaggttCCTGCCGAGTCTGGCGCCGGCGGTCAGATGTCTGTCCTCGATGCTCTCAAGGGTGTCCTTCGCATTGCCCTGATCCACGACGGTCTTGCCCGTGGTCTCCGCGAGGCCGCTAAGGCCCTCGACCGCCGTCAGGCCCACATGTGTGTTCTCAACGAGGGCTGCGAGGAGGAGGCCTACAAGAAGCTCGTTGTCGCTCTCTGCTCTGAGCACAAGATCCCTCTCATCAAGGTTCCCGATGGAAAGATGCTCGGCGAGTGGGTTGGCCTCTGTACGTACCTCGAACCCCCAAAAAACAACTACCAAAGGACCCTGGAGGAATTGCAGAAGTTCACTATAGGACGAATGCTAACAGTTATTTACTTAACAGGCCAGCTTGACCGTGAGGGTAACGCGCGCAAGGTTGTCAACTGCTCTTGCGTTGTTGTTAAGGACTGGGGTGAGGAGAGCCAGGAGCGTTCTGTTCTCCTCAACTACTTCCAGACTGAGCAGTAA